A DNA window from Mya arenaria isolate MELC-2E11 chromosome 17, ASM2691426v1 contains the following coding sequences:
- the LOC128223618 gene encoding uncharacterized protein LOC128223618, with product MKLVRSSFAAFVFVLVVALFALCVISGTQRSPYFATGIHIDLSNVTSTTEPTLTLPDDPVTCTDQISGDTSQMQQSSQPDSDDCSEDIHETSAPMVSCLEPEDLTQTLGPEEIPDSVFCVAPGQGSIPVTVFNMESKAFPYLFPTGRNTYNQDRAIKLGLNRYFNNRLFNADLRFASDPQFIFYSQYISELNIINNSVSIAMRKGSSHTFDQQHITATQLRDPETRKQILTSDKGYHFLSTSRGSPPYWEKTLKDLFAMVRQLNIPTWFCSFSAADRRWPEIVTAICTQQGKPVPEDLDWPTYTNIINSNPVTACRMFQNRVLAFITELILSPAQPIGQVSDFFYRTEFQSRGWPHIHCLFWCSDAPSFDPNTGSNQDFVRYIDKYITCSLPDKETDPELFEIVTSVQMHSKRHSRSCKKGSKPCRFNFPRPVSSSTFIAVPKDAPESVPPATYKKAAIDTLSAVYDMINTSQEEDTETTVSDIFESLNITQDMYQAAHCAIAKKNTVIYKRNIPECWINPYNSDLLRAWNGNMDIQPVLDAYSCIMYIVSYISKAERELGDLLRNAQKEAKEGHLQPVQQLRKLGNVYLNSREVSVMEAVYRVTGMHLKQSSRQVVFIPVDRHSAKISKPLKWLKEEDENIWMTTLIDRYLARPASPDFEQLCLAEFARDYSVKDRSNPDTDDHTDHSANTDHSNVYKLQNNMGTIMKRKKAAVIRYMKVNKNKNSEDYYHNMLRLYLPHRTKDFKPINCETYEQMFHQLSDTVLPLISQFEKLSQDLDEAWRSLQEHGYPDDAWADLAPNQEPSRRELDEELRNAMELFTGNAQEIPHEDIPDFYPNQTTTAMIHHSDSQHTPSCSRMEQTNRLRNMNYQQAQIFHFIKTWAHIKERGDSVKPFYIFLTGGAGTGKSFTIKTIYHELNRILTRASGNPDLPVALLVSYTGTAAFNINGQTIHSAFSINRGMSKVLPEDSANTLRSNLQDLQVLIIDEVSMVPIDLLNLIHCRLQQVKQPFAPSAYFGNVSILAVGDFYQIPPVAKKYLLSNNTSLTGLWSLFHIWELTEVVRQKGDQEFIALLNRLRVRRKHEALTTDDETFLRSCIVSKNDPSYPRDKLHIAPLHRQLNEHNEFMLTQMSETHTMYNLEAADMCHDSKTEKTFKRNQPLDLKDTSLPANLTICCGARVMLTMNINVSDGLTNGAMGTVTSVIARKMPLGLPDAICVLFQEESVGLQSRNSLKPPHEHSSSTVIVPQTEIIQRRPFQVTRHQYPLMLAWAVTTHKIQGATANSAVVSLDGAFKPGMAYVALSRVTSSSGLHLLQDHFNTDVIYCDHTIEDKLRNMPRANMLENWNTLMPKTNIDHSGCIYIASHNCEGLIPHLQDVNSSLFLKHMDIIALQETWLKQQIQFTNPFPLHRQFLSYRQYRPNHEGVYAKGGVALYIHQDFTSTLIDTTATSIECVAVELSDISTSVYCVYRPPNTSCKHFATQLSNLLHRSPTPRTIIVGDFNLDLYQATDSDLNMCFQEYSQIIQQPTTAGRTLLDHMYIKNINCKESGVIPTHYSYHDMTFAVFANPNLEHLQ from the exons ATGAAATTAGTTCGATCGTCATTCGCAGCCTTTGTCTTTGTTCTGGTGGTAGCGCTTTTTGCATTATGCGTCATTTCCGGTACCCAGAGGTCGCCGTATTTTGCTACAG GTATTCACATAGACCTCAGCAATGTGACATCTACAACAGAACCTACACTGACTCTACCAGATGATCCTGTTACATGTACAGACCAAATAAGTGGAGATACTTCACAAATGCAACAGAGCTCACAGCCTG ATTCAGATGACTGCAGTGAAGACATCCATGAAACATCTGCCCCTATGGTATCATGCCTTGAACCAGaagatttaacacaaacattagGACCTGAAGAAATACCAGATTCGGTCTTTTGTGTTGCGCCTGGCCAAGGTTCAATTCCAGTGACTGTATTCAACATGGAGTCCAAGGCATTTCCATATTTATTCCCCACAGGGAGAAACACCTACAATCAAGATCGTGCCATTAAACTTGGACTAAACCGATACTTCAACAACAGATTGTTCAATGCAGATTTACGGTTTGCTAGTGATCCGCAGTTTATCTTTTACAGCCAGTATATCTCTGAATTGAACATCATAAATAACTCTGTCTCTATAGCTATGCGGAAAGGTTCATCCCATACATTTGATCAGCAGCATATAACAGCAACACAACTTAGAGATCCAGAGACAAGGAAACAAATACTCACGTCTGATAAAGGTTACCATTTTCTGTCAACTTCACGTGGTTCACCTCCTTACTGGGAAAAAACATTGAAGGATTTATTTGCAATGGTGCGACAACTCAACATTCCAACTTGGTTCTGCAGTTTCTCAGCTGCAGATAGACGCTGGCCTGAGATAGTAACAGCAATATGCACTCAGCAAGGTAAACCTGTTCCTGAGGACTTGGATTGGcctacatacacaaatataatcAACAGTAACCCAGTCACAGCTTGCCGAATGTTCCAGAACCGTGTCCTGGCATTTATTACTGAACTTATACTCTCCCCAGCACAACCTATTGGACAAGTGTCTGATTTCTTCTACAGGACAGAGTTCCAAAGCAGAGGATGGCCGcatattcattgtttattttggtgttCAGATGCCCCTTCGTTTGATCCAAACACTGGAAGCAATCAAGACTTTGTTAGGTATATTGACAAATACATCACCTGCTCCCTTCCTGATAAAGAAACAGATCCTGAGTTGTTTGAAATAGTTACTAGTGTGCAGATGCATTCAAAAAGACATTCAAGATCATGCAAAAAGGGAAGCAAACCCTGCAGGTTTAACTTTCCTAGGCCAGTCTCTTCAAGTACCTTCATTGCTGTTCCAAAAGACGCTCCTGAAAGTGTTCCCCCAGCAACATACAAAAAAGCTGCAATTGATACATTGTCTGCTGTTTACGATATGATTAACACCTCCCAAGAAGAAGATACTGAAACAACAGTGTCAGACATATTTGAAAGTCTGAATATAACACAAGATATGTATCAAGCTGCTCACTGTGCGATAGCAAAGAAAAATACTGTCATTTACAAGAGGAATATCCCGGAATGTTGGATAAATCCATATAACTCCGACTTACTAAGAGCCTGGAATGGAAACATGGATATCCAACCAGTTCTTGATGCATATAGTTGCATCATGTACATTGTAAGTTATATTTCTAAAGCTGAAAGAGAACTTGGAGATCTGCTCAGAAATGCCCAGAAGGAAGCCAAGGAAGGCCATCTTCAACCTGTACAGCAGCTCCGAAAATTAGGTAATGTTTACCTAAATTCCCGAGAGGTCAGTGTCATGGAAGCAGTATACCGTGTAACTGGCATGCATCTCAAACAATCCTCACGTCAAGTTGTGTTCATTCCTGTAGACAGACATTCCGCCAAAATAAGCAAGCCACTTAAATGGTTGAAAGAAGAAGATGAAAACATATGGATGACGACTTTGATTGACCGTTATCTTGCAAGACCTGCTTCACCTGATTTTGAACAATTATGCCTTGCAGAATTTGCTCGTGACTATTCTGTAAAGGACAGGAGTAATCCGGACACAGATGATCATACTGATCACTCAGCAAATACTGATCACTCTAATGTCTACAAACTGCAAAATAATATGGGCACCATCATGAAAAGGAAGAAGGCTGCAGTAATTAGATACATGAAAGTGAACAAGAACAAAAATTCTGAAGATTACTACCACAACATGTTGAGACTTTACTTACCTCATCGTACTAAAGACTTCAAACCTATCAATTGTGAAACCTATGAACAAATGTTCCACCAACTGTCTGATACTGTGCTACCACTCATATCACAGTTTGAAAAACTCTCACAAGATCTAGATGAAGCTTGGCGATCGCTACAAGAACATGGTTATCCTGATGATGCATGGGCAGACTTAGCACCAAATCAAGAACCATCTAGACGTGAACTGGATGAAGAACTGCGGAATGCAATGGAGCTTTTTACAGGTAACGCACAGGAAATACCACACGAAGATATTCCTGATTTTTATCCAAATCAAACAACTACAGCTATGATTCACCATAGTGATTCCCAGCATACGCCGTCCTGTTCTCGTATGGAGCAAACAAACCGACTTAGAAACATGAATTATCAGCAGGCTCAGATCTTTCACTTCATAAAAACATGGGCACATATTAAAGAACGTGGTGACAGTGTCAAACCATTCTACATTTTCTTAACTGGAGGAGCAGGTactggcaaatccttcacaatTAAAACTATCTATCATGAACTTAACCGAATCTTGACCAGGGCTAGTGGAAATCCCGACCTACCTGTTGCTTTGCTTGTGTCATACACAGGCACAGCTGCTTTCAACATAAATGGTCAGACTATTCACTCTGCTTTCTCCATCAACAGAGGAATGTCTAAAGTATTACCAGAGGATTCTGCAAACACACTGCGCTCAAACCTTCAAGATCTGCAGGTATTGATCATTGATGAAGTGTCTATGGTTCCCATAGACCTTTTAAACCTGATACACTGTAGACTTCAGCAGGTAAAACAGCCATTTGCTCCATCAGCTTACTTTGGCAATGTGTCTATACTAGCAGTTGGAGATTTCTATCAGATTCCTCCTGTtgctaaaaaatatttgctcTCAAACAACACTTCACTGACTGGCCTTTGGAGTTTATTTCATATCTGGGAGCTAACTGAAGTTGTACGACAAAAAGGTGACCAGGAATTCATTGCATTGTTGAACAGGTTACGGGTGCGCAGGAAACATGAAGCTCTTACAACAGACGATGAAACATTTCTGCGGAGTTGTATTGTAAGTAAAAATGACCCTAGTTATCCAAGAGACAAACTTCATATTGCCCCCCTCCATCGGCAGCTGAATGAACATAATGAATTCATGCTAACTCAGATGTCAGAAACACACACAATGTATAACCTTGAAGCAGCAGACATGTGTCATGACAGTAAAACAGAGAAGACTTTTAAACGAAACCAGCCACTTGATTTGAAAGACACTAGCCTTCCAGCAAATCTCACTATTTGCTGTGGAGCTAGAGTAATGCTTACAATGAACATCAATGTATCTGATGGACTTACCAATGGTGCCATGGGGACAGTCACATCTGTCATTGCAAGAAAAATGCCTCTTGGACTTCCTGATGCCATTTGTGTCTTATTTCAAGAAGAAAGTGTAGGGTTGCAGTCACGCAATTCTCTGAAACCACCACATGAGCATAGCTCCTCGACTGTTATAGTGCCACAAACGGAAATTATTCAGAGAAGACCGTTCCAAGTGACAAGACACCAGTATCCATTAATGCTTGCGTGGGCTGTAACAACCCACAAAATTCAAGGTGCAACTGCTAATTCCGCTGTGGTCTCTCTCGATGGTGCATTTAAACCAGGAATGGCTTATGTTGCACTCAGTCGTGTAACCTCCTCTTCTGGTCTTCACCTACTGCAAGACCATTTCAACACAGATGTTATCTACTGTGATCACACAATCGAAGACAAGTTGCGCAATATGCCTAGAGCAAATATGTTAGAAAACTGGAATACCTTGATGCCCAAGACCAACATTGATCACTCTGGATGTATTTACATTGCCAGTCACAACTGTGAAGGTCTAATCCCTCATCTTCAAGATGTCAACTCCAGTCTCTTCTTAAAACACATGGACATTATTGCTCTACAAGAAACATGGTTGAAACAACAAATTCAATTCACAAACCCATTCCCACTCCACCGACAGTTTCTGTCCTACAGGCAGTATCGACCAAATCATGAAGGTGTATATGCAAAAGGAGGTGTGGCTTTATACATCCATCAAGATTTCACCAGCACATTAATTGATACAACCGCAACTTCAATTGAATGTGTTGCAGTTGAACTTTCAGATATATCCACAAGTGTATATTGTGTGTACAGACCACCAAACACTTCATGTAAGCACTTTGCTACTCAGCTCTCCAACCTCCTACATAGGAGTCCCACTCCAAGGACCATAATTGTTGGTGATTTCAATCTTGATCTATATCAAGCTACTGACAGTGATctaaatatgtgttttcaagAATATTCTCAGATCATCCAACAACCTACTACCGCAGGGAGGACACTCCTAGatcacatgtatattaaaaacataaactgcAAGGAATCTGGTGTTATTCCAACACATTACAGCTACCATGACATGACATTTGCTGTTTTCGCAAATCCCAATTTGGAACATTTACAATAA